One window of Phycisphaeraceae bacterium genomic DNA carries:
- a CDS encoding DHA2 family efflux MFS transporter permease subunit: MTDRASTASAFRTADSAAVRPWVVGLAVVIPTFMEILDTTIANVALRYIAGGLSAPAVDSEWVITSYLAANAIILPMSGYISTRLGRRNYFLLSIAIFTVASALCGMAPSLELLIAARVVQGLAGGGLQPCSQAILLDAFPKEQRGGAMTMFGMAALLGPVIGPTFGGYLTDNFGWRWIFYVNVPVGLLAFFYCRAVVTDPPYLRAQTDRARANPLPFDFPGLVLLAITMISWEVVLSKGQEWNWFGDPFWRVQTLTAAFFLGLIGLVIRELRVANPLVNFRTLKDANFRSCCIILACSYGVLYAGTTSLPAMLQTLFGYNATMSGLVLSPAGLFAIVTMLFIGRMLNRGTDARILMTIGVFLIAAGNYWMVLMNLSISPWQVVWPRVVMIIGLGFLFAPLNVAAFATIPIAIRGAAVGLLALLRNEGGSVGTSVAQTVLERREQFHTLRLNEFLDPLNPAVANILELGQRIFMTQTGDPVASRFMAYQLMANMRDRQATAMAYFDIFWVAAVLASSLLFLVLLMKKAPTEKGSHVSAE; the protein is encoded by the coding sequence GTGACGGACCGGGCGAGTACCGCGTCCGCGTTCCGAACCGCTGACTCCGCGGCAGTCCGGCCGTGGGTCGTCGGCCTCGCCGTCGTCATCCCGACATTCATGGAGATCCTCGACACGACGATTGCGAACGTCGCGCTCCGCTATATCGCCGGCGGCCTTTCGGCTCCGGCGGTGGACAGCGAGTGGGTCATCACAAGCTATCTGGCCGCGAACGCGATCATCCTCCCGATGTCGGGGTATATCAGCACCCGATTGGGCCGACGCAACTACTTCCTTCTCTCCATCGCCATCTTCACGGTTGCCTCAGCTCTCTGCGGCATGGCGCCCAGCTTGGAGCTGCTCATCGCCGCCCGCGTGGTGCAGGGCTTGGCCGGCGGCGGGCTCCAGCCCTGCAGCCAGGCGATCCTGCTCGATGCGTTTCCCAAAGAGCAGCGAGGCGGCGCGATGACGATGTTCGGGATGGCGGCGCTCCTGGGCCCCGTGATCGGACCGACCTTCGGCGGCTATCTGACCGACAACTTCGGCTGGCGCTGGATTTTCTACGTCAATGTGCCTGTTGGCCTGCTGGCGTTTTTCTATTGCCGCGCAGTTGTCACCGACCCCCCTTATCTCCGCGCACAAACCGATCGTGCGAGGGCGAACCCGTTGCCGTTCGATTTCCCGGGGTTGGTGCTGCTTGCGATCACGATGATTTCGTGGGAAGTCGTGCTCAGCAAGGGGCAGGAATGGAACTGGTTCGGCGACCCGTTCTGGCGCGTGCAGACTTTGACCGCCGCGTTCTTCCTCGGTTTGATCGGGCTGGTCATTCGCGAACTTCGAGTCGCGAACCCGCTCGTCAACTTCCGCACCCTCAAAGACGCCAACTTCCGCTCGTGCTGCATCATCCTGGCGTGCTCGTACGGGGTTCTCTACGCGGGGACCACTTCGCTTCCAGCGATGTTGCAAACGCTCTTCGGCTACAACGCCACTATGTCAGGCCTCGTTCTGTCACCGGCCGGATTGTTTGCGATCGTCACGATGCTGTTCATCGGGCGAATGCTGAATCGGGGAACTGATGCTCGCATCCTGATGACGATCGGCGTGTTCCTGATTGCCGCCGGAAACTACTGGATGGTGCTCATGAATCTCTCGATCAGCCCTTGGCAGGTCGTGTGGCCCCGCGTGGTGATGATCATCGGACTCGGGTTTCTGTTCGCCCCGCTGAACGTCGCCGCGTTCGCCACGATTCCGATCGCGATCCGCGGCGCCGCCGTCGGCCTGCTCGCGCTCCTTCGCAACGAAGGCGGGAGCGTCGGCACATCGGTCGCGCAGACCGTGCTCGAACGCCGCGAGCAATTCCATACACTTCGCCTGAACGAATTCCTTGACCCGCTGAACCCAGCGGTCGCGAACATTCTCGAACTTGGGCAGAGAATCTTCATGACGCAAACGGGTGATCCGGTCGCGTCGCGCTTCATGGCCTATCAGCTCATGGCGAACATGCGGGATCGGCAAGCGACCGCCATGGCGTATTTCGATATCTTCTGGGTTGCCGCCGTGCTCGCGTCTTCCCTGTTGTTCCTGGTGCTGCTTATGAAGAAGGCCCCGACGGAAAAGGGCTCGCACGTCTCCGCGGAGTGA
- a CDS encoding HlyD family secretion protein, with protein sequence MADESAREPTSVATSSGPQVDGDRPVNAPTRKTGPHLIFRLALIVTAIAAAILLTPWVRRMLHTVSTDDAYVNGHVTFVAPRVPGQVSRVLVEDNNRVKKGDLLVELDKTPYQLQVDISGAALGTAKANLVAAIAAARGIEGQMRSLRFALERSIESVNDRIELLKAKAATLDAQKAQMTLAQSDYERALKTGDSGGLSQEEIDHRKQAVQVAQAKVAEALQNVHEIRASLGLSVQPEQGRPLTDVPANLDQTFSAVREAQAQLIQVAAQMGIVSSFEHSPREMLADFKKRAPDGNIDTIYNELLMQAPSVKQAEARVLEAQRQLEQAKLNLSYCDVIAEIDGVVTRRNVNPGNNVVVGQSLMAVRSLTEIWVDANFKETQLSYLRIGQTATLDVDMYGDTHRFKGRITGFTMGTGSTLALLPAENATGNFVKVVQRLPVRIELIDYDPEEFPLFVGLSVTPTVFIDQPATGPDAGRVLQPSIQTPLPEGRGAGVESAK encoded by the coding sequence ATGGCAGACGAGTCCGCCCGCGAACCGACTTCAGTCGCTACGTCTTCCGGTCCGCAGGTCGACGGTGATCGCCCCGTCAATGCACCCACGCGAAAGACGGGACCGCATCTGATATTCAGGCTCGCGTTGATAGTCACGGCAATTGCCGCGGCGATTCTTTTGACTCCGTGGGTTCGGCGGATGCTGCACACCGTTTCGACGGATGACGCCTATGTGAACGGACACGTGACGTTTGTCGCCCCGCGCGTGCCGGGCCAGGTGAGCAGAGTGCTGGTCGAAGACAACAACCGCGTCAAGAAAGGCGATCTTCTCGTCGAACTGGACAAGACACCTTATCAATTGCAGGTGGACATCTCGGGGGCGGCGCTGGGCACAGCAAAGGCCAATCTGGTCGCCGCGATTGCCGCCGCCCGAGGCATCGAAGGACAAATGCGCAGCCTGCGTTTCGCTTTGGAACGATCGATCGAATCCGTGAACGATCGGATCGAACTCCTGAAAGCAAAGGCCGCCACACTCGATGCCCAGAAGGCGCAGATGACTCTTGCGCAAAGTGATTACGAGCGAGCGCTCAAAACGGGAGACTCCGGCGGACTCTCGCAGGAGGAAATCGATCACCGAAAGCAGGCGGTGCAGGTCGCGCAAGCAAAGGTCGCGGAGGCTTTGCAGAATGTGCACGAGATCCGGGCCTCGCTCGGTCTTTCCGTGCAGCCCGAACAGGGCCGGCCGCTCACCGATGTTCCCGCAAATCTTGACCAGACCTTTTCCGCAGTCCGTGAAGCGCAGGCCCAGCTCATCCAGGTTGCCGCCCAGATGGGGATCGTTTCTTCGTTCGAGCATTCGCCTCGTGAAATGCTGGCCGACTTCAAGAAGCGCGCACCCGACGGCAATATCGACACGATTTACAACGAGTTGCTGATGCAGGCGCCGAGCGTTAAGCAGGCCGAGGCAAGGGTTCTTGAAGCGCAGCGCCAACTCGAACAGGCAAAGCTCAACCTGAGCTACTGCGATGTCATCGCTGAGATCGACGGCGTCGTCACCCGTCGCAACGTCAACCCCGGAAACAATGTCGTCGTCGGCCAGTCGCTCATGGCGGTGCGCTCGCTCACCGAGATCTGGGTGGACGCCAACTTCAAAGAAACCCAGCTTTCCTATCTGCGCATCGGGCAGACAGCGACTCTCGACGTCGATATGTATGGCGACACGCACCGGTTCAAGGGCCGTATTACCGGCTTTACCATGGGAACGGGTTCAACACTCGCACTTCTGCCCGCCGAGAACGCCACGGGCAACTTCGTCAAAGTCGTGCAGCGGCTACCCGTGCGGATCGAATTGATCGACTATGACCCCGAAGAATTCCCGCTCTTCGTAGGTCTTTCGGTGACCCCAACGGTCTTCATCGATCAGCCCGCGACGGGACCAGATGCCGGGCGCGTCCTCCAACCGTCGATTCAGACTCCCCTGCCCGAAGGCCGCGGCGCCGGCGTGGAGTCGGCAAAGTGA
- a CDS encoding ATP-binding protein, which translates to MPNPDFEKLGVFYLGKEFDLSARRRSESLILYDSKDLCTHAVCVGMTGSGKTGLCLALLEEAAIDGIPSVIIDPKGDLSNLLLTFPSLKADDFRPWINAEDAKKKGVSPDEYAAQQAALWAKGLEEWGQDGARIQRLKDAAEFAIYTPGSSAGLQVSILKSFGAPTPEVIEDAEVFRERVNTVVTSLLGLLGIEADPLKGREHILLSALITRSWSEGQDLELSSLIAQVQNPPIQRVGVMNIESFYPAKERFALAMQINSLLASPGFSRWMEGEALEIGAMIHSPTAKPRCVIFSIAHLPDAERMFFVSLLLNQVLGWMRTQSGTSSLRAILYMDEIAGYFPPTANPPSKRPLLTLMKQGRAFGVGVVLATQNPVDLDYKGLANAGTWFIGRLQTDRDKQRVLDGLEGASTQAGSGFDRAAMDRLLSQLGSRVFLMNNVHDDGPVVFETRWCLSYLRGPLTRTQIKLLSDPARIGDAAVAETESVPTKQTAAASSAARPVLPPEVPQYFLATRASGPVTYVPMLLGLSRIYYSDSKVGVDTEVSASMLVSFEGGPIAIDWDRAQVAELSEADLEREPATPSSFAVPPADVAKPKNFDAWKKSLVDALFRAESIDILICDDLEEVSKPGESERDFRLRLDQAAREARDGAIDKIRAKYAPKAATLEERRRRAEAKVQVQKEQASGAKWNTAISVGSAILGALLGRKTMSAGNVSKAGTAARSASRTMKESADVGRAEEDVAAIDQQIRELEEKVQGEIDAASARVDAATISLERITLKPKKTNITVKAVVLAWAPHTSHGGRLTPAW; encoded by the coding sequence ATGCCGAATCCGGATTTTGAGAAGCTGGGTGTCTTCTATCTCGGAAAGGAGTTTGACCTTTCCGCTCGCCGGCGCTCGGAGAGCCTGATCCTTTACGATTCGAAAGACCTCTGCACGCACGCCGTTTGCGTGGGAATGACCGGATCGGGAAAGACCGGGCTGTGCCTGGCGCTGCTGGAAGAAGCGGCGATAGACGGCATCCCATCCGTGATCATCGATCCCAAGGGCGATCTCTCGAATCTTCTGCTCACGTTTCCGAGCCTGAAGGCCGACGATTTCCGTCCGTGGATCAACGCAGAAGATGCAAAGAAAAAGGGTGTCTCGCCGGACGAGTACGCGGCGCAGCAGGCCGCCCTGTGGGCCAAGGGCTTGGAAGAGTGGGGGCAGGATGGCGCGCGGATCCAGCGTTTGAAAGACGCTGCCGAGTTCGCGATTTACACGCCCGGGAGCAGCGCGGGCCTTCAAGTCTCCATTCTCAAGTCGTTTGGTGCGCCAACGCCGGAAGTGATCGAGGACGCAGAGGTCTTTCGTGAACGCGTAAACACGGTGGTCACAAGTCTCCTTGGGCTCCTTGGGATCGAAGCCGATCCGCTCAAAGGCCGTGAGCACATCCTGCTTTCGGCACTGATCACGCGCTCATGGAGCGAAGGGCAAGATCTTGAGCTTTCGAGCCTGATCGCGCAGGTGCAGAATCCCCCGATCCAGCGGGTAGGGGTCATGAACATCGAGAGCTTCTATCCTGCCAAGGAGCGATTTGCGCTCGCGATGCAGATCAATTCCTTGCTCGCGTCGCCGGGTTTCTCACGCTGGATGGAGGGCGAGGCGCTCGAAATCGGCGCGATGATTCATTCTCCCACGGCAAAGCCCCGGTGCGTGATCTTCTCGATCGCCCATCTCCCGGATGCGGAGCGGATGTTCTTTGTCTCGCTCCTGCTCAATCAGGTACTTGGGTGGATGCGAACGCAATCGGGAACCTCGAGTCTTCGCGCGATTCTGTACATGGATGAGATCGCCGGATATTTCCCGCCGACAGCGAACCCGCCGAGCAAACGGCCCTTGCTCACTCTCATGAAGCAGGGGAGAGCATTCGGAGTCGGGGTCGTGCTCGCGACCCAGAACCCGGTTGATCTTGACTACAAGGGGCTCGCCAACGCGGGAACATGGTTCATCGGCCGACTCCAGACCGATCGCGACAAGCAGCGCGTGCTCGACGGGCTTGAGGGAGCATCCACTCAGGCCGGTTCCGGCTTTGATCGCGCGGCAATGGATCGATTGCTCTCGCAACTGGGTTCGCGTGTGTTTCTCATGAACAACGTGCACGACGACGGGCCCGTGGTCTTCGAGACGCGTTGGTGCCTTTCATACTTGCGCGGGCCCCTCACTCGGACGCAAATCAAACTGCTCTCCGATCCCGCGCGGATCGGTGATGCCGCGGTCGCGGAAACGGAGAGCGTGCCCACCAAACAGACTGCCGCAGCTTCTTCGGCGGCTCGGCCCGTGCTTCCCCCCGAAGTGCCGCAGTATTTTTTGGCTACGCGGGCGAGCGGTCCGGTCACGTACGTACCCATGCTGCTCGGGTTGTCGAGAATCTACTACAGCGATTCCAAAGTCGGAGTTGACACGGAGGTCAGCGCTTCGATGCTCGTTTCGTTCGAGGGCGGCCCGATCGCGATCGACTGGGATCGCGCCCAGGTTGCGGAGTTGTCGGAAGCAGACCTCGAACGCGAGCCCGCAACTCCCTCGTCATTTGCGGTACCTCCTGCGGATGTCGCGAAGCCGAAAAACTTTGATGCGTGGAAGAAGTCGCTTGTTGATGCGCTGTTCCGTGCGGAATCGATCGACATCCTTATTTGTGATGATCTCGAAGAGGTGTCCAAGCCCGGGGAGTCGGAACGCGATTTTCGTTTGCGGCTCGACCAGGCCGCGCGCGAAGCCCGCGACGGCGCGATCGACAAGATTCGCGCCAAGTACGCACCAAAGGCTGCGACGCTGGAAGAACGCCGAAGACGGGCGGAAGCGAAAGTTCAGGTTCAGAAGGAGCAGGCGTCGGGAGCAAAGTGGAACACCGCGATTTCGGTTGGCTCGGCGATTCTCGGTGCTCTGCTCGGTCGAAAGACGATGAGCGCAGGGAACGTCAGCAAGGCCGGGACCGCCGCCCGGAGCGCGTCGCGCACGATGAAAGAATCCGCGGATGTCGGCCGGGCCGAGGAGGATGTCGCGGCGATCGATCAGCAGATCAGAGAACTCGAAGAAAAGGTGCAGGGCGAGATCGATGCTGCATCTGCAAGGGTGGACGCCGCCACGATTTCGCTGGAACGCATCACGCTCAAACCAAAGAAGACCAATATCACTGTGAAAGCCGTGGTTCTTGCGTGGGCGCCGCATACGTCGCATGGGGGCCGGTTGACACCCGCCTGGTGA
- a CDS encoding MBL fold metallo-hydrolase — MIRIQVLGAAGGVTGSCYLVETLKSRVLVDFGQFQGPDARGGANFVMPPALDELDAVVLTHAHLDHSGRLPILCKNGYKGEIFSTPASSDLTDAVLADAAGIQEQDALAENRRRERAGLEPIPPLFTRADAECIKARTRDCPYYEPVQVAEGISVLFREAGHILGATSIEMTVSDGNDTRVIAFSGDIGPRHVPILRDPDPPSKADLVFLESTYGDREHPPLQPSLDEFIRVIRETIFNKQRVLIPAFAIGRTQLLLYYLGQAVRDGKLPADIPIFLDSPAAMRATQVYRKHRELYDNDAAKLARTGNFEQDLKRFRIIESATESRALNESWDPCVIIAGSGMCEGGRIVHHIRHNIWRRGTALILVGYMGEGTMGRRLAQGAKQVYIFNDPIVVRATVHKIDGFSAHAGRTELIEWMSKLAAGKPRVALTHGDDGPRASLAQGLLERYGLKAELPMRGDIFSLA; from the coding sequence ATGATCCGTATTCAAGTTCTCGGTGCCGCGGGCGGTGTAACAGGTTCGTGCTACCTCGTTGAAACCTTGAAATCGCGCGTGCTCGTTGATTTCGGGCAGTTCCAGGGCCCGGACGCGCGGGGCGGCGCGAACTTTGTGATGCCTCCCGCGCTCGATGAGCTCGATGCCGTCGTTCTCACGCACGCGCACCTGGATCACTCCGGCCGCCTTCCGATACTTTGCAAGAACGGGTACAAAGGCGAGATCTTTTCGACGCCGGCATCTAGCGACCTAACGGATGCGGTGCTTGCGGATGCCGCGGGGATTCAGGAACAGGACGCGCTCGCGGAGAACAGGCGTCGGGAACGGGCGGGGCTGGAACCCATACCGCCGCTGTTCACGCGTGCCGACGCGGAGTGCATCAAGGCTCGGACCAGAGATTGTCCATACTACGAACCTGTGCAGGTCGCCGAGGGCATTTCGGTGCTCTTTCGCGAAGCCGGCCACATTCTCGGCGCGACCTCGATCGAGATGACGGTGTCGGATGGAAACGATACCCGAGTCATCGCCTTTTCCGGTGACATCGGCCCCCGTCATGTTCCGATCCTGCGCGATCCCGACCCTCCATCGAAGGCCGATCTTGTTTTTCTCGAATCGACCTACGGCGACCGGGAGCATCCGCCGCTGCAGCCATCTCTCGATGAGTTCATCCGGGTCATCCGCGAGACAATCTTCAACAAGCAGCGTGTGCTCATACCGGCGTTCGCCATCGGACGCACGCAGTTGCTGCTCTATTACCTCGGTCAGGCAGTACGGGACGGAAAACTGCCGGCGGACATCCCGATCTTCCTCGACAGCCCCGCGGCGATGCGAGCGACACAGGTCTACCGCAAGCACAGGGAGCTCTACGACAACGATGCGGCGAAGCTCGCGCGAACAGGAAACTTCGAGCAGGATTTGAAGCGTTTCCGCATCATCGAATCCGCGACCGAGTCGCGTGCGCTGAACGAATCGTGGGATCCCTGCGTCATCATCGCCGGCTCGGGGATGTGCGAGGGCGGCAGGATCGTGCACCACATCCGGCACAACATCTGGCGCCGCGGCACGGCGCTCATCCTCGTCGGCTATATGGGTGAGGGCACCATGGGACGCCGCCTCGCCCAGGGAGCCAAACAGGTCTACATCTTCAACGACCCGATCGTCGTTCGGGCGACTGTGCACAAGATCGATGGTTTCTCGGCGCACGCGGGTCGAACGGAACTCATCGAATGGATGTCGAAGCTGGCGGCGGGAAAGCCACGGGTGGCTTTGACGCACGGCGACGACGGTCCACGCGCTTCTCTCGCACAGGGCCTACTCGAACGCTACGGATTGAAGGCGGAACTGCCGATGAGAGGAGACATCTTTTCGCTGGCGTAA
- a CDS encoding acyltransferase — translation MPSAIPNFRKHLPLLDGVRGAAILLVMIFHMSLLSSERGIDGVARTLFSSGWCGVDLFFVLSGFLITGILYDTREDAKYFKTFYIRRALRIFPLYYAVVFFSLIVLPAAAAHLPHAAQAKLDRFGRIEGDEWMYWAYLSNFAIAKAGQFRHGILDISWSLAIEEQFYLVWPTVVFFFSRTVLIRICMGAIVFSLAFRCWLLYTGVNPIALHVLTPSRLDALAVGAFIALVVRQAGGLERLAAAARVVIPVVGLLLIGDGVFRYWTHSGRIGEEGLFSANLPEIQAAGLTVLAVFFGAILVRAVAASQREIADPGARRSRLVRVFESRVLRSFGKYSYAMYLFHLPLRALVRDLILKQKQLPMIADSQLPAQLAFTVACIGITYAAAWLSWNLYEKHWLGLKRFFEYR, via the coding sequence ATGCCTTCCGCGATCCCCAATTTCCGCAAGCATCTGCCGCTGCTCGACGGCGTCCGCGGGGCCGCGATCCTGCTCGTCATGATCTTCCACATGTCGCTGCTCTCAAGCGAGCGCGGCATCGACGGCGTCGCTCGCACGCTGTTTTCCTCGGGTTGGTGCGGCGTGGATCTTTTTTTCGTGCTTTCGGGCTTTCTGATCACCGGCATTCTGTACGACACACGCGAGGATGCGAAATATTTCAAAACGTTCTACATTCGCCGGGCGCTACGCATCTTTCCGCTCTACTACGCCGTGGTGTTCTTCTCGCTCATCGTGTTGCCCGCCGCGGCGGCGCATCTGCCGCATGCTGCTCAGGCGAAGCTCGACCGGTTCGGGCGAATCGAGGGCGACGAATGGATGTACTGGGCGTACTTGTCAAACTTCGCGATCGCCAAAGCGGGGCAGTTTCGGCACGGGATTCTGGATATCTCGTGGTCGCTCGCGATCGAGGAGCAGTTCTACCTGGTGTGGCCGACGGTTGTGTTTTTCTTTTCCCGAACCGTACTGATCCGAATCTGCATGGGGGCGATCGTGTTTTCCCTTGCGTTTCGATGCTGGCTTCTTTACACAGGGGTGAATCCGATCGCGCTGCATGTGCTCACGCCTAGCCGGCTTGATGCGTTGGCGGTGGGGGCCTTTATTGCACTCGTGGTGCGGCAGGCAGGAGGGCTCGAACGACTTGCGGCGGCAGCGCGCGTTGTCATCCCGGTCGTGGGTCTGTTGCTGATCGGCGACGGAGTCTTCCGCTACTGGACGCACTCGGGACGAATAGGAGAAGAAGGGCTCTTCAGCGCGAATCTGCCGGAGATTCAGGCAGCCGGTTTGACCGTTCTCGCTGTGTTCTTCGGTGCGATTCTGGTGCGCGCGGTCGCGGCATCGCAGCGTGAGATCGCCGATCCCGGTGCACGGCGGTCGCGACTCGTGAGAGTCTTCGAGTCCAGAGTGCTCCGTTCCTTCGGAAAATACTCGTACGCGATGTATTTGTTTCACTTGCCGCTGCGTGCGCTCGTTCGCGACTTGATCCTCAAGCAGAAGCAACTGCCGATGATCGCGGACTCGCAATTGCCCGCGCAATTGGCGTTCACTGTCGCCTGCATCGGAATCACGTACGCCGCGGCGTGGCTTTCATGGAACCTGTACGAAAAGCATTGGCTGGGACTCAAACGCTTTTTCGAATACCGCTAA
- a CDS encoding protein kinase, producing the protein MAFMEPVRKALAGTQTLFRIPLIAKTNRGRRPTRAGVHGILVCALSPRAHTTISSRLGARLAPRAEPHCRVTFFSSTPSCFYLTTGTAPNSLPSLCPLPSRVKAETRVRACELFAKRMQSKQNTNLDSLGRESNRILQSRRSGPCPHAGRSFFVLMAAAESGRFRCFRKAGNAFLMQSSDFAIPRATLDSERFKLVREIFLDAQRFRGAARQAFLSQRCGGDPALQRQVTDLLKYDDSEASVLDKPVIRAIEETSEIPRMRVPREPVGRFKLLQVLGEGASGVTSLAHNPEARNRRAVVKVVHSAFSFSTAEAREVVSRIQVDQRSLALLRQYPSPRLLDAAQLTGGGMFVATDFVPGEPILNYCDRVRASIRARLLLFLDACEAVQAAHQCGVIHGGLAPGNALVRMAGDVPTVTLLDFGIARALHDLLGHRRTWLEMRLNRGAVEYLAPEQVADQPRLTEPGSDVYALGALLYEILVGVAPFDRFALRRAGIGDFSRIIQEQKVLDPVARLSELSDRSDEIAARRSTSSGELFSELNKELGAIPMKALHKAPTNRYSAVSAMAEDIRGYLDGKPVGAAHGLGGRFRRMLDRFRGLDGKSR; encoded by the coding sequence GTGGCTTTCATGGAACCTGTACGAAAAGCATTGGCTGGGACTCAAACGCTTTTTCGAATACCGCTAATTGCAAAAACGAACCGTGGACGCCGACCCACGAGAGCCGGCGTCCACGGAATTCTCGTATGTGCCCTTTCCCCTCGGGCACACACGACCATTTCCTCTCGACTCGGTGCGAGGCTGGCGCCTCGTGCCGAACCCCACTGCCGAGTTACCTTTTTTTCCTCCACCCCGTCCTGCTTCTACCTGACCACCGGCACAGCTCCAAACTCTCTTCCCTCTCTGTGCCCACTCCCCTCCCGAGTCAAAGCGGAAACGCGAGTCCGCGCCTGCGAACTTTTTGCAAAAAGGATGCAATCCAAACAAAATACGAATTTAGACTCTCTCGGACGCGAATCGAACAGGATCTTGCAGTCAAGGCGTTCCGGCCCATGCCCCCATGCGGGGCGGAGTTTCTTTGTGCTCATGGCTGCAGCCGAATCCGGTCGATTTCGCTGTTTCAGGAAAGCGGGTAATGCGTTTCTGATGCAGTCAAGTGACTTCGCCATTCCCAGGGCCACTTTGGACTCCGAGCGTTTCAAGCTCGTACGCGAGATTTTTCTTGATGCGCAGCGCTTCCGCGGTGCCGCGCGGCAGGCATTTTTGTCTCAGCGGTGCGGTGGGGATCCAGCGCTCCAGAGGCAAGTGACGGACCTGCTGAAGTACGACGATTCTGAGGCTTCGGTACTCGACAAACCGGTGATCCGGGCGATCGAGGAAACTTCAGAGATTCCGCGGATGCGAGTTCCGCGTGAGCCGGTCGGCCGATTTAAGCTGCTCCAAGTGCTCGGCGAGGGAGCGAGCGGCGTCACGAGCCTCGCGCATAATCCCGAGGCGCGCAATCGGCGTGCTGTCGTCAAGGTTGTTCATTCGGCATTCTCATTCTCAACCGCCGAAGCCCGGGAGGTTGTTTCTCGTATTCAGGTGGATCAGCGGTCGCTGGCGCTCCTTCGCCAGTATCCTTCGCCGCGCCTTCTCGACGCCGCACAATTGACAGGCGGCGGAATGTTCGTCGCCACGGATTTCGTTCCCGGCGAGCCCATTTTAAACTACTGCGATCGGGTCAGAGCTTCGATTCGCGCGAGGCTCCTTTTGTTTTTGGATGCCTGCGAAGCGGTGCAAGCGGCTCATCAATGCGGGGTCATTCACGGTGGCCTGGCGCCGGGAAACGCGTTGGTTCGCATGGCCGGCGATGTTCCGACAGTCACCCTCCTTGATTTTGGCATCGCCCGTGCGCTTCACGACCTGCTCGGGCACCGCCGAACTTGGCTCGAAATGCGATTGAATCGCGGCGCCGTCGAGTACCTGGCGCCTGAGCAGGTCGCCGACCAGCCGCGTCTGACCGAGCCTGGTTCGGATGTCTACGCCTTGGGGGCACTGCTCTACGAGATCCTCGTCGGCGTCGCGCCGTTCGACCGATTTGCTCTGCGGCGTGCCGGGATCGGCGATTTCTCGCGCATCATTCAGGAGCAGAAAGTTCTCGATCCTGTCGCACGGCTCTCTGAACTCTCGGATCGCTCGGACGAAATCGCCGCCCGTCGCTCGACAAGCTCCGGCGAGCTCTTCTCCGAACTCAACAAAGAGCTGGGCGCGATTCCGATGAAGGCCTTGCATAAAGCACCCACGAACCGGTACTCCGCGGTGTCTGCCATGGCCGAGGACATTCGGGGCTACCTTGATGGCAAACCGGTCGGCGCCGCGCACGGACTTGGCGGGAGGTTTCGGCGCATGCTCGATCGATTCCGCGGGCTTGACGGCAAATCCCGCTAA
- a CDS encoding sigma-70 family RNA polymerase sigma factor: protein MNQPESTEPPPSSATDTPKSALEAHVAEVMPELYNQLREIAARYMNRERRDHSMQATEVVHEAFVRLAGWEKAIKVNDREQFLAAAAAVIRRVLVDHARRRNAIKRGGGEVGRLGDFDAAAPDEHGPSTVAELLEIDGAIEKLRQLNERSARIVELRFFGGLTIDQIARVLGISPRTVHEDWRFARAWLRHELGEALGEHDQD from the coding sequence ATGAATCAGCCCGAGTCAACCGAGCCGCCGCCGAGCAGCGCCACCGACACCCCAAAATCAGCGCTCGAGGCGCACGTCGCCGAGGTCATGCCCGAACTGTACAACCAATTGCGCGAGATCGCGGCGCGATACATGAACCGGGAGCGACGGGATCACTCCATGCAGGCGACGGAGGTCGTGCACGAAGCCTTTGTCCGGCTCGCGGGTTGGGAAAAAGCGATCAAAGTCAACGATCGGGAACAGTTTCTTGCCGCCGCTGCAGCGGTGATTCGCCGGGTGCTCGTAGACCACGCGCGGCGCCGAAACGCGATCAAACGCGGCGGCGGCGAAGTTGGGCGACTGGGCGACTTCGACGCCGCGGCACCCGACGAACACGGGCCGTCCACGGTGGCGGAATTGCTCGAAATCGATGGCGCGATCGAGAAACTTCGCCAGCTCAACGAGCGATCGGCCCGCATTGTGGAACTGCGGTTCTTCGGCGGTCTGACGATCGACCAGATCGCGCGCGTGCTCGGCATTTCGCCCCGCACCGTGCACGAAGATTGGCGGTTCGCGCGTGCGTGGCTGCGGCATGAATTGGGAGAAGCGCTCGGCGAACACGATCAGGATTAG